The genomic DNA AGAGGAGGATCTACATCTGGACTCTAAAACAGCTGATCGTGATGATCTGTACTCACCAGTGTTAGACGGCAGCTCCGCTGTGCTGCTGATAAAGGCTGCGTGGCTCAGTTTGATGCTCCTTGAAGACAAACAGAGTTTACAgctttcactttcagtttcaCTTCTGGACTCTGACCCTGAAGCAAGACTGGACACGAGACAGACGCGACCCAGTTTTAAAGGAGCCGTTATGGCTCAATAGAAGCAGAAACTCTGAGAGCAGCTGGAaaagtttaaaaactgaaataacccATCAAAAAATCAACAAAGTCCTGCATATGACTGCTTCATCAACATCGTGGCTTTTATTCTGCTGCTTAAAAAACACTAAGAAAAAGTATCAAAGCTGAAGACCTCAGATTGCACTGAGCGTtcatttcagcatcagtctgtgaaacacagccacacacacctgACTTCATTTTCACGTTCAaggctttttaaaactttaaacgAACTTGAAGACCTGACTTCTGTTTGCAAATACACATCAAACTTACAGCAAACCAGTTGAAGAAAGTTATCCAAATATGGTTACAAAtatgaaaaccaaacaaaaatggaTTTTGTTGCCTAAAGATGTCCCATCATCCCAAGTATGAAACATCTTTGAACACCATGCAGAGAGCTTTATAAATCACTGTTATTCTGAAGTATTTtgccattaaaacaaaaacaggctgGTTACAAGAGTTTCTTTTATATCATCATAATCAGGGTTTTAACCAGTGCTTCTTTAACCTCACAGCCAGCAGTGTTAAATCTGTTTCTAATATTTGTAAGATCATTTTGTCTCAAGTCTTGAgacactctggctcagggacgagtctCTGCCTCAGgtagaggagtttaagtatctcagggtcttgttcacgagtgacgggagaaggaaACAGGAGACTGACAGGCAGGTTGGGGCTCgatgactggacttcttttttagGTTTCTTGAAGGCGTTTCACCTCTTATCTGAAAGACTTCTTCATTTCTCAAACCAAAcagtggagagacccaggtatttaaaccccagtgggtgcAGTCCCCTGGACGTGGttgtgaccctctattgttcatgtgcataatcacatgcaccaaggtgtgaaagaaggcgtgggtcattacaatcagtgatTTCTGCTGAAAATAATTTGGGCCTTAGCCCCATTCTATCCTGAAGACCTCAGTAGGtctaaaagaagccatctatgtccactgtgaacaaccatcactgaacagaggaggtggattatggCATCAATTTTCCACAGTCTACAATGCtttcctgagctccctccccaggcaccTTAAcctccattcacacctttgAACAGGTGACCTCAAAAGGTTACTTGAAAGAATGGGGCAAagtctcaaactggtttcaccTGAGaacactgattgtaatgacccacacttTCTTTCACTGGGAGAAACACATCAGACTgggagagaagatggaaagaaTCCAGGTGGACAAGTTCATGATCACCTGGGTCAAAGACCACCTGACAGACCCCAGTATGTGCAGCTGGGAGCATGCCGATCCGAGGTCTTAGTCAGTAACATTGGAGCAGACAGGGAACAGTCCTCTCACCTTTCCTCTTCACCCTGTACACTACCCACTTCCAGCACAGGTCAGATCTGTGCCATCTTCAGAAggtttctgatgactctgctgTGGTTGGATGCATCAGGGATGGTCAGGAGGGTGAATACAGAAAGGTGATGAATAGCTTTGCTGAGTGGTGTGATATGAACATctgctgctcagtgtgaacAAGACCAAGGAGGTAGGGatggacttcaggaggaagagaaCAATGATCAGCCCTTTTACCATCAATGGTCAGGATGTTGTGTCATCCATGACAACAagctatatatatttttttgtatatatatttttctgtgttgcaCAGTGTTGCCTTTCTGTACCTCGAGCTACTGCACAAACATGTCAGTTTCCCTAAAGTGATAAAGTGATCTATCTATGATTAAAAACTTGGTCCCCACACAGATggaaacctgtgtgtgtgtttcagacaaATGTACAAAGTCACCTGCTAAAACCTGAACTCACAGTTAAAGACCTTGTTTGTTTCTATCTGATACTTCAATCCTTTAAAGGCAACACAGCTTGTTAACATAAACCATGTTAAACAAATCAAGCTGAGCTCTAAACAAAGTGTATTCATGTAGAGCTGCAGACTGTACTCAGATTCATTTCTCAGTTCATCATGTGGTGGAAATCTCTGAATGAGAACAGATGACATCACACAAATTAATCAGACATGAGGAGCATGAAATGGACGCGACACAGCAGACAAACATCGACCTCCATCTGTGAAAGAGGCAGGTAGACAACAAGGTGAGTATCCATGATATCCATGAATCTGTACTAAACTCTGGCAGATTATGATCAACGTTTGCTTTAGAAGATACTTACAGGACGTGTATTTAGTTACTTGAATACTTCAGTTAATGTGGGCACACTCCTGTCTTCATGTTCTCCTCTCACATGTTTATTTTagatcattttgttcttttattctcttcttttctccttcaGATCATTTATTTCTCTGTATAACTGTGTGAGTTTATTTCTCCTGTTCCTGTCAGATATTCAGCAGACAGCTGAGGCTGTTTGAGATCAGTGTGTGGTGTTTAAGGTCTTAGATTTGACTGGGAATTTACAGCTTTGAACTATACAAACCTTCCTATTAATGGGTAACCTGAAATCAAAGGCAGATGCTTCTAATAAAATTGATTTCTTCTATTTggatttttcttgaaatttgaTCCATTAACTGATCAGGTCAGACAGCATGATATAAAAgtatttaattcaattaaattcaattttatttatatagcaccaaatcacaacaaacacctcaaggcactttattttgtaaggtacAGTTTCTGTGGGAGAAAATGAGTGTGAGCTCCACAGCggcctcacaaacacacacaccctgatTTGATTTAAAGAGTAAGAAAAAAGGAGCAGAGAAAATAAGGACAAAATAAAGCCAATGTGCTGAGACTGAAGCTGGAATGAAGAGAAACTCTCAGAGTGACACACTGAAGCAGCTCTGATGAGTTCAATAATCactaatcaaacacacacaatggtTTCAataaagcacagcagcagagactgcTGTTTCTGATCTTTAACACCAGCTGAATGAAAAGAATCAAATATTAACAGTACATTTGTACTCATATCCATATACAGTATCTGCTTTAATGTCTGTGCctttaaacactgaaagaaaagaaaaggagagttTCTACTTTCTCACACTGGACTTCCTCAAATGGATCATTTTTTTCAACTTGAAAACACTTTAACAAAACATCAACTAAAGCTCAGCTTACTGGCTTGTTCTGCAGCTTCTGACCGTATCtcatggtcttcatcagcagGTGCAGTTTGCTCACTTCTGTTTTTAGGACTTCTTCTCTGTGTCGGCTTAAATGTTGAGATTAATCTGTAATTAATCCAATTTCACCATGGAAACAGATCAGACTCATTGATTGACAAGACAGATGATCAGAGGTGCAGAGTTTTTACCACCAGCATTACTACAGGGACAGAAGAATGGGTGGAGTTTCTCAGTGAAGGAGCAGCCAGTAAAGGAGTAGATAAGAGCTGCATCACCTACATCATAAAAGGAGACCAGACCCTCCTCATAATCCACAAACACCCCCACCTTCTCAGGACGAGACTGAAGAGAGAGACGGACTTGAGGATCATCAAAAGCttcacaaatattttcatttcctgCTACAGTCCAGTAACCATTCTCAGGACTGCGTGTGATGCGTTCCTTCCTGTTGACTGACTCTGTGGCCACTCCTAAAAACCATTTAGTCTTTTCTTCAACCCGAACCTCAAAGTAAAATCTGCCTGAAGAGAAACTCTGATTTCCTAAAACACCAAGACGTTTAGAAAATCTCTCTGGGTTGTCTGGAAGATTCTTCTTCTCATCACCACAGTGAACTTGTCTTCCATCATCAGACAGGATGAGTTTAGGATTTGCTGTATCAGGATCAAGAGTCACATCCACTGCATACTGCTGGAccctcttcagctcagcctcaaACAGCTTCTTCATGTTTTTCCTGAGTgtcttcttcagctgatccacagCTCTCATCACAGCTCTCACCATAGTCCCCTCATATGATGGTGGGTGGATACTGACCTCTGTCCAGTCCTTGGTGGGTGGAGCAGCTTTCAGGGATGAGAAGctctggaggaggtggaggtggtcttTAGAGCgtgagagctgctccacctcagagcttctcttcatcagctcagagatttcctgttccagatctttgatgaaaccttcagcctgtttctctgttgtttcctgtttgtcttcGACCTGCTTTATGAGCTCGTTCAGGCCTCTGTCAACAGACTCCTTCAGAGCAGTGAAGACCTGAACAccttctgctttctctctgtctgcagcatctTTACTCATCTTCACTGACTCTTTGATCTCCTCAATCTTCAGTCGTTTCTTCTGGATCATCTGTTGAATTTCAGCCTCAGTCTTCCCCAGTTCTGCCTTCTTtccttcatattcttctctcaGAGGAACAAACTCATGAGTCTTGTGGTCTACAACAGAGCAGAGCACGCAGACCCATGTCTGGTCGGTCTTACAGAACAGCTCCAGAGGTTTATCGTGCTTCATGCACATCCTGCCTTC from Archocentrus centrarchus isolate MPI-CPG fArcCen1 chromosome 2, fArcCen1, whole genome shotgun sequence includes the following:
- the LOC115797978 gene encoding E3 ubiquitin-protein ligase TRIM21-like, with product MSAASCLLSEDQFLCSICLDVFTAPVTTPCGHNFCKTCITQHWDISERFQCPICKKVIETRPELHINTFISEMVAQFRHEAQQKASSSSSEQQAAKLGEVPCDVCTGTKLKALKSCLVCLTSYCHTHLEPHRTASRLKRHQLIDPEENLEGRMCMKHDKPLELFCKTDQTWVCVLCSVVDHKTHEFVPLREEYEGKKAELGKTEAEIQQMIQKKRLKIEEIKESVKMSKDAADREKAEGVQVFTALKESVDRGLNELIKQVEDKQETTEKQAEGFIKDLEQEISELMKRSSEVEQLSRSKDHLHLLQSFSSLKAAPPTKDWTEVSIHPPSYEGTMVRAVMRAVDQLKKTLRKNMKKLFEAELKRVQQYAVDVTLDPDTANPKLILSDDGRQVHCGDEKKNLPDNPERFSKRLGVLGNQSFSSGRFYFEVRVEEKTKWFLGVATESVNRKERITRSPENGYWTVAGNENICEAFDDPQVRLSLQSRPEKVGVFVDYEEGLVSFYDVGDAALIYSFTGCSFTEKLHPFFCPCSNAGGKNSAPLIICLVNQ